A genome region from Colwellia sp. Arc7-D includes the following:
- a CDS encoding DUF1338 domain-containing protein: MTPVKDLFNNIWQNYLEVTPSAGKVHQLLSNGDDLINDHVAYRTFNIAKVNIEKISAHLLNLGYTEGGEYHFEAKKLYAKHFEHADTSLPKVFISELLVEEFSPRVQEIIKKMVAGIDQADINVDSFLYSGTHWKVSHQEYLDLLSESEYAAWVAAWGYRANHFTVSINHLANYDSIEAVNDAVKVGGFKLNTTGGEIKGDEAVKLEQSSTMADHVMVEFSDKTVAIPSCFYEFAKRYPMASGELYTGFVAASADKIFESTNAA, translated from the coding sequence ATGACACCGGTTAAAGATTTATTTAACAACATTTGGCAAAACTATTTAGAAGTTACTCCGTCGGCAGGTAAAGTACATCAACTTTTAAGCAACGGGGACGACCTGATCAACGATCACGTTGCTTACCGCACCTTTAATATTGCGAAAGTTAATATCGAAAAAATTTCAGCACATTTACTTAACTTAGGCTACACAGAAGGTGGCGAATACCACTTCGAAGCTAAAAAGTTATATGCTAAGCACTTTGAGCATGCCGATACAAGTTTACCTAAAGTATTTATTAGTGAGCTATTAGTAGAAGAATTTTCTCCACGTGTTCAAGAAATCATCAAAAAAATGGTTGCTGGTATAGACCAAGCAGATATCAATGTTGATAGTTTTTTATACTCAGGTACACACTGGAAAGTTAGTCATCAAGAGTATTTAGATTTACTCAGCGAAAGTGAATATGCCGCTTGGGTTGCTGCATGGGGCTACCGCGCAAACCACTTTACGGTTAGCATAAATCATTTAGCCAATTACGACTCTATTGAAGCGGTTAATGACGCCGTTAAAGTCGGTGGTTTTAAGCTCAACACTACAGGTGGTGAGATCAAAGGTGATGAAGCAGTTAAACTTGAGCAATCTTCAACGATGGCTGACCACGTAATGGTTGAATTTTCAGATAAAACAGTAGCTATTCCAAGCTGCTTTTATGAATTTGCCAAACGCTACCCAATGGCAAGCGGTGAACTATACACAGGTTTTGTTGCAGCTTCTGCTGACAAAATTTTTGAGAGCACCAACGCTGCATAA
- a CDS encoding DUF3802 family protein, with amino-acid sequence MIETKMITDTEGYIHIIEYLTAHLSLFENSTNINNNTSSVLEVIELEMGAQIIALCSQNPDLTFEQRNTIIREIDVIVYDLQEILSGVINKPVTNEQSVFIKEFAILIKNLFDTEINKQLIL; translated from the coding sequence ATGATAGAAACGAAAATGATTACTGACACTGAGGGCTATATTCATATTATTGAATATTTAACCGCTCATTTAAGCTTATTCGAAAACAGCACAAATATTAATAATAACACTAGCTCAGTGTTAGAAGTTATTGAACTTGAAATGGGTGCGCAAATTATTGCTTTATGCAGTCAAAACCCAGACTTAACCTTTGAGCAACGAAATACCATCATTCGAGAAATTGATGTTATAGTTTATGACTTACAAGAAATTTTATCTGGTGTGATCAACAAACCAGTAACTAATGAGCAGTCTGTATTTATAAAAGAATTTGCTATTCTCATTAAAAATTTATTTGATACTGAAATTAACAAGCAGCTTATACTATAG
- a CDS encoding aspartate aminotransferase family protein translates to MSNHFPVNRELFDDVMVPNYSPSAVIPVRGLGSRVWDQQDREFIDFAGGIAVNCLGHCHPALVGALTEQANKIWHLSNVMTNEPALRLAKKLTDNTFADKVYFANSGAEANEGALKLARRWALENYGVEKSQIIAFKQGFHGRTFFTVTVGGQAAYSDGFGPKPGDIDHAEYNNLDSLKALMSDKTCAVVMEPLQGEGGIVSPTDEFAKGVRELCNQHNALLVFDEVQTGVGRLGELYAYMGLGVTPDILTTAKALGGGFPIGAMITTTDIAKHLKVGTHGSTYGGNPLACAVAEAAFDTVNTPEVLNGVKAKAKLYVAGLNAINAKYNVFSEIRGKGLLIGAVLTDAYQGRAKEFLNAAMDEGVMTLVAGANIIRFAPSLVIPDEDIAEGLVRFEKAVAKLTK, encoded by the coding sequence ATGTCTAACCACTTCCCAGTAAATCGTGAGTTATTTGATGATGTTATGGTGCCAAACTATTCACCATCTGCTGTTATACCTGTTCGCGGTCTAGGTTCGCGTGTTTGGGATCAACAAGATCGTGAGTTTATCGATTTTGCCGGTGGTATTGCCGTTAACTGTTTAGGACATTGTCACCCAGCTTTAGTTGGCGCATTAACAGAACAAGCTAATAAAATTTGGCATTTATCAAACGTGATGACCAACGAGCCGGCATTACGTTTAGCAAAAAAATTAACGGATAATACTTTTGCTGATAAAGTTTACTTTGCTAACTCAGGCGCTGAAGCAAACGAAGGCGCTTTAAAGCTAGCGCGTCGTTGGGCACTTGAAAACTATGGCGTTGAAAAATCTCAAATCATTGCATTTAAACAAGGTTTCCACGGTCGTACATTCTTCACCGTTACTGTAGGTGGTCAAGCGGCTTATTCTGATGGTTTTGGTCCTAAGCCTGGTGATATAGATCACGCTGAATACAACAACCTAGACAGCTTAAAAGCGCTTATGTCTGACAAAACTTGTGCCGTTGTAATGGAGCCACTTCAAGGCGAAGGCGGTATCGTTTCACCTACGGATGAATTTGCCAAAGGTGTTCGTGAACTTTGTAACCAACATAACGCACTACTAGTATTTGATGAAGTTCAAACAGGCGTAGGTCGTTTAGGCGAATTATATGCTTACATGGGCTTAGGTGTTACACCTGATATTTTAACCACGGCTAAAGCACTAGGCGGCGGATTTCCAATCGGCGCGATGATCACAACAACAGATATCGCCAAACACCTTAAAGTTGGCACACACGGTAGTACATACGGTGGTAACCCATTAGCTTGTGCTGTTGCAGAAGCCGCATTTGATACCGTAAATACTCCAGAAGTATTAAACGGTGTTAAAGCCAAAGCTAAGCTTTATGTTGCAGGTTTAAATGCCATTAACGCAAAATATAATGTCTTTAGTGAAATTCGTGGTAAAGGTTTATTAATTGGTGCTGTCTTAACTGACGCATACCAAGGCAGAGCAAAAGAGTTTTTAAATGCCGCGATGGACGAAGGCGTAATGACACTTGTTGCCGGTGCTAACATTATACGCTTTGCACCTTCATTAGTTATTCCTGATGAAGATATTGCTGAAGGTTTAGTACGTTTTGAAAAAGCAGTAGCTAAATTAACTAAGTAA
- a CDS encoding 5-oxoprolinase subunit PxpA, whose translation MKLNCDLGEFKENNDADIMPLIDMANIACGFHGSNPLTIKKTIKLAKQYNVIIGAHPSYPDIENFGRKTMQLSNSELIANVQYQIGALQALCSVENAQLDYVKPHGALYNDMMKNTVLFEDICFAISQLNQSRNKPLSLMIQAVSDSEKFDHIAKKHHIALYYEAFADRAYLDNGLLVPRTETGAVLSDNHAVVKRCQALLNHQPLLSVSQKPLQFHIDALCVHGDTPNALAMIKALRSTIDTQTVAKG comes from the coding sequence ATGAAGTTAAACTGTGATTTAGGTGAGTTTAAAGAGAACAACGATGCCGATATTATGCCATTGATTGATATGGCAAATATCGCTTGTGGTTTTCATGGTTCTAATCCACTGACGATTAAAAAAACCATTAAACTTGCCAAGCAATATAACGTAATCATTGGCGCTCACCCCAGTTATCCCGATATAGAAAACTTTGGCCGAAAGACCATGCAATTATCGAATAGTGAATTAATCGCTAATGTGCAATATCAAATAGGGGCTTTGCAAGCACTTTGCTCGGTCGAAAATGCCCAGCTTGATTATGTTAAACCACATGGCGCACTCTATAACGACATGATGAAAAACACCGTTTTATTTGAAGATATTTGTTTCGCTATATCACAGTTAAATCAAAGCCGAAATAAACCCTTATCACTGATGATACAAGCGGTAAGTGACAGCGAGAAATTTGATCACATAGCAAAAAAACATCATATTGCGCTCTATTATGAAGCCTTTGCTGATCGCGCCTATTTAGATAACGGTTTGTTAGTGCCTCGCACTGAAACTGGCGCGGTTTTAAGTGATAATCACGCAGTTGTTAAACGCTGCCAAGCACTACTTAATCATCAGCCTTTACTCAGTGTTAGCCAAAAACCTCTACAATTTCACATTGATGCTTTATGTGTTCATGGTGATACGCCCAATGCTTTGGCTATGATTAAAGCTTTGCGATCAACCATTGATACACAAACAGTCGCCAAAGGCTAA
- a CDS encoding single-stranded DNA-binding protein: MLAELPQNHLCTVTLLGNLVNKPDIRYQANPVVAFAEFTLATHSRWFDKANNKFKEWTSYHTVKVIGDIVERALIHADKGDIILVQGYLINSKKNNREIIHATYAQTFPKGYAQSINQIHYSGNIISDINVLTTEHNKELTEVIVESEQQIFSAITHKYHTVTIQRPIHVWGKQALYLAEHGKINDQIVVDGKLSYLNNKNKNQFIDAQQAVLIAKD; this comes from the coding sequence ATGTTAGCTGAATTACCTCAAAATCATTTATGTACCGTTACCTTATTAGGTAATTTAGTAAACAAGCCTGACATTCGTTATCAAGCCAATCCCGTTGTAGCTTTTGCAGAATTTACCTTAGCTACCCATAGTCGGTGGTTTGATAAAGCCAATAATAAATTTAAAGAGTGGACGAGTTACCATACGGTAAAAGTCATCGGTGACATTGTTGAACGTGCACTTATTCACGCCGATAAGGGTGATATTATTTTAGTGCAAGGTTACTTAATTAATAGTAAAAAAAATAATCGTGAAATTATTCACGCAACCTATGCCCAAACATTTCCAAAAGGTTATGCTCAATCCATAAACCAAATTCATTATAGTGGTAATATAATATCTGATATTAACGTACTCACTACTGAGCACAATAAAGAGCTAACAGAAGTAATTGTAGAGTCTGAGCAACAAATATTTTCAGCGATAACTCACAAATATCATACGGTGACAATACAGCGACCAATACATGTTTGGGGCAAACAAGCACTTTACTTGGCCGAGCATGGAAAAATAAATGATCAAATAGTAGTTGACGGGAAATTAAGCTATCTTAATAATAAGAATAAAAATCAATTCATAGATGCCCAACAAGCTGTTTTAATTGCTAAAGATTAA
- the mpl gene encoding UDP-N-acetylmuramate:L-alanyl-gamma-D-glutamyl-meso-diaminopimelate ligase — translation MHLHILGICGTFMGGIAAIAKQMGFRVSGCDANVYPPMSTQLEQLGIELKSGYLVEHLADEPDLVIVGNAMSRGNPMVEYVLDRKIAYTSGPQWLLDNVLKDRWVLAVSGTHGKTTTSSMLTWILQYAGMEPGFLIGGVPQNFDCSARLGNAPFFVIEADEYDTAFFDKRSKFVHYRPNTLVINNMEFDHADIFNDISDIQRQFHHLIRMVPSNGLVLSPKNELAITETLAMGCWTPTEFSVDEAHKSSGWHAEKCIADGSEFIVSFEGVKQGQVKWALIGDFNIDNGLMAIAAARHAGVTTAVAIEALASFVNTKRRLELKGEVNQVRVFDDFAHHPTAISKTLAGLRANVGHKRVIAILEPRSNTMKSGVHKDTLANSLADADMVFVYQGEQVQWSVEALIADCKQPCFIGENIDQMVSDIVAKTTKGDTLVVMSNGGFGGIHEKLLSALSQL, via the coding sequence ATGCATCTTCATATATTAGGCATTTGCGGTACTTTTATGGGCGGTATTGCCGCCATTGCTAAACAAATGGGTTTTCGCGTTTCAGGCTGCGACGCCAATGTTTATCCGCCAATGAGCACTCAACTTGAACAACTGGGTATTGAATTAAAATCAGGGTATTTAGTTGAACACCTAGCGGATGAACCCGACTTAGTGATTGTGGGTAACGCTATGTCGCGCGGTAATCCTATGGTTGAATATGTACTCGATCGAAAAATTGCATATACCTCTGGACCACAATGGTTATTAGATAATGTGTTGAAAGATCGTTGGGTACTGGCTGTTTCAGGTACGCACGGCAAAACTACAACTAGTTCGATGCTCACTTGGATACTGCAATATGCAGGTATGGAGCCGGGTTTTTTGATTGGTGGTGTGCCGCAAAACTTTGATTGTTCTGCTCGCTTAGGTAATGCGCCTTTTTTTGTTATTGAAGCTGATGAATACGACACGGCATTTTTTGATAAGCGTTCTAAGTTTGTGCATTACCGCCCCAATACTTTAGTAATTAATAACATGGAATTTGACCATGCCGATATTTTTAATGATATCAGCGATATTCAGCGTCAATTTCATCATCTTATTCGTATGGTGCCGAGTAATGGTTTAGTGTTGTCACCTAAAAATGAGTTAGCTATTACTGAAACATTAGCCATGGGGTGTTGGACACCTACTGAATTTAGTGTTGACGAAGCACATAAATCCTCTGGTTGGCATGCTGAAAAATGTATCGCTGATGGCAGTGAGTTTATTGTGAGCTTTGAAGGTGTAAAGCAAGGGCAAGTTAAGTGGGCACTTATTGGCGACTTTAATATCGACAATGGTTTAATGGCTATTGCAGCGGCGCGTCATGCGGGCGTGACAACCGCTGTAGCTATTGAAGCACTCGCTAGTTTTGTTAACACCAAGCGCCGATTGGAGCTTAAAGGTGAAGTGAATCAGGTAAGAGTGTTTGACGATTTTGCTCATCATCCTACGGCTATTTCTAAAACGCTGGCAGGTTTACGGGCAAATGTTGGTCATAAGCGTGTCATCGCGATTTTAGAGCCAAGATCAAATACCATGAAATCAGGTGTGCATAAAGACACGCTAGCAAACTCACTGGCTGATGCGGATATGGTCTTTGTTTATCAAGGCGAGCAAGTACAATGGTCGGTTGAGGCATTAATTGCTGATTGTAAGCAACCTTGTTTTATTGGTGAAAATATTGATCAAATGGTGAGCGATATTGTGGCAAAAACCACAAAAGGTGATACGTTAGTCGTGATGAGCAATGGCGGTTTTGGCGGTATTCATGAAAAACTGTTATCCGCGCTTTCTCAGTTATAA
- the pxpB gene encoding 5-oxoprolinase subunit PxpB, producing the protein MTKVNHLQNSHSEYDSDNKAIAFEIVAENALLLSWQAKISLTQHNQIIALQKVLVQKLDALIIETVASYHCLMVYFNPLLTDSSQLINKIQTIIKDHLISEDHDNSGELKDNNTNCINIPVYYDIDQQWDLAEVAQRCNMSMDDVIKQHSANIYHGFALGFTPGFCYLASLPQTLHLPRKSSPRLKVPQGAVAIAEQQSAIYPIESPGGWHIIGQTPLPMYESKNGQFNATINVGQNVKFYAITKAEFIALQKGVKA; encoded by the coding sequence ATGACTAAAGTGAATCACCTACAAAATAGCCACAGCGAATACGACAGCGATAACAAGGCTATTGCCTTTGAAATAGTCGCCGAAAACGCTTTATTACTGAGTTGGCAAGCCAAAATATCACTAACACAACACAACCAAATTATCGCATTGCAAAAAGTTCTTGTGCAGAAATTAGACGCGTTGATCATAGAAACCGTGGCGAGTTATCATTGTTTAATGGTTTATTTCAACCCACTATTAACTGACAGCTCGCAACTTATTAACAAAATTCAAACCATTATTAAAGATCATCTCATTAGTGAAGACCATGATAATAGTGGTGAGCTAAAAGATAACAATACAAACTGCATCAACATTCCGGTTTACTATGACATTGACCAACAGTGGGATTTAGCTGAGGTAGCGCAACGTTGCAATATGTCGATGGATGACGTTATTAAACAACATAGCGCTAATATCTACCATGGGTTTGCTCTGGGTTTTACCCCCGGTTTTTGTTATTTAGCGAGCTTACCTCAAACTTTACATTTACCGCGAAAATCCTCTCCTCGTTTGAAAGTACCACAAGGTGCGGTTGCTATTGCTGAACAGCAAAGTGCAATTTATCCGATAGAGAGCCCTGGCGGCTGGCACATTATTGGCCAAACGCCGCTGCCTATGTATGAAAGTAAAAATGGCCAATTTAATGCCACCATAAACGTTGGACAAAATGTAAAATTTTATGCCATCACTAAAGCTGAATTTATAGCGCTACAAAAAGGTGTAAAAGCATGA
- a CDS encoding YcbX family protein has protein sequence MSQAILQNIYVYPIKSSAGIELSNSWVEEHGLAFDRRFVVASEQGEFFTARTQPSLCLIQANLTSTGIIITAPDMPTLLIDYRQLSQHYVAVNIWQDTINAQQCRDNINQWFSRYLNQPCQLLFFGADSQRFVKNKSSQVGFADGYPLLLISQASLDSLNGQYKRNTNPISMAQFRPNIVVNNCDAFAEDTWQHIRIGEVEFEITKPCTRCIFTTINPETAEKHAQQEPLKTLKHYRQLANGDILFGQNLVALNQGQIKCSDKVEVLNTQASPIFNIKNKLTNNSSDKEATTSANQETNLSVKTSKPVLTFSSFNKTITGNNIQTLLEQGEDAGLILPYSCRAGMCGSCKVKLEQGEVDQICQDGLSDEEQQQGYVLSCSCTPLTDVVISHPQRQRRHISED, from the coding sequence ATGAGCCAAGCTATTCTGCAAAATATCTATGTTTATCCTATTAAGTCTAGCGCGGGTATTGAGTTATCAAACAGCTGGGTTGAAGAGCACGGTTTAGCCTTTGACCGTCGTTTTGTGGTTGCAAGCGAGCAAGGTGAATTTTTCACCGCACGCACGCAGCCAAGTTTGTGTTTAATTCAGGCGAATTTAACCTCAACGGGTATTATTATTACTGCGCCTGACATGCCAACCTTGTTGATTGACTATCGCCAGCTTAGCCAACATTATGTTGCCGTGAATATTTGGCAAGACACCATTAATGCTCAACAATGTCGTGATAATATTAATCAATGGTTTAGTCGCTACCTCAATCAACCTTGCCAGTTACTTTTTTTTGGCGCTGACTCTCAGCGTTTTGTTAAAAATAAAAGCAGTCAAGTAGGCTTTGCAGACGGCTACCCTTTATTGCTGATTTCACAAGCATCGCTTGATAGCTTAAATGGTCAATATAAGCGCAACACCAACCCTATTTCCATGGCACAATTTAGACCTAATATCGTGGTGAATAACTGTGACGCATTTGCTGAAGATACGTGGCAACATATTCGTATTGGCGAAGTAGAGTTTGAAATAACTAAACCTTGCACCCGTTGTATTTTTACCACCATTAATCCTGAAACTGCTGAAAAGCATGCCCAGCAAGAGCCTTTAAAAACGCTAAAACACTACCGTCAGTTGGCTAATGGCGATATTTTATTTGGGCAAAACTTAGTTGCGCTTAATCAGGGTCAGATTAAATGTAGTGATAAAGTTGAAGTGTTAAACACTCAAGCAAGCCCGATATTCAACATTAAAAACAAACTAACGAACAATTCCTCAGATAAAGAGGCGACGACCTCAGCCAACCAGGAGACTAACTTGAGCGTAAAAACAAGCAAACCGGTACTAACATTTAGTAGTTTTAATAAAACTATTACGGGCAATAACATTCAAACATTGCTTGAACAAGGTGAAGACGCTGGCTTAATACTACCGTATTCATGTCGGGCCGGTATGTGCGGTAGTTGTAAAGTAAAACTAGAACAAGGTGAAGTAGATCAAATATGTCAAGATGGTTTGTCCGACGAAGAGCAACAGCAAGGTTATGTATTAAGTTGCAGTTGTACACCACTTACCGATGTTGTTATTAGTCATCCACAACGACAACGTCGTCACATAAGTGAAGATTAA
- a CDS encoding aminodeoxychorismate/anthranilate synthase component II, whose amino-acid sequence MLLMIDNYDSFTFNLVHYFQALGQDVKVCRNDEISLAEIESLAPQYIVISPGPCDPNAAGLSLAIIEKFKGRIAILGVCLGHQCIAQHFGAKVIKANKVMHGKTSLISHNEQGLFSALKQPLTVTRYHSLIVDKHSLPDVLEITAWVTENNQQEIMALRHKTLAIASVQFHPESVLTEQGHQLLQNFIDQYADQIDDKISPNDIHQ is encoded by the coding sequence TTGTTATTAATGATCGACAATTACGACTCTTTTACGTTTAACTTAGTACATTATTTTCAGGCACTAGGGCAAGATGTCAAAGTTTGTCGAAATGATGAAATCAGCTTAGCTGAAATTGAGTCATTGGCACCACAATATATTGTGATTTCACCTGGCCCTTGTGATCCAAATGCGGCGGGTTTGTCACTGGCAATCATCGAAAAATTTAAAGGCCGCATTGCCATACTAGGTGTTTGCTTAGGTCATCAATGTATTGCCCAGCACTTTGGTGCTAAAGTTATTAAAGCAAATAAAGTAATGCATGGAAAAACTAGTCTCATCAGTCATAATGAACAAGGGTTATTTAGCGCGCTAAAACAGCCATTAACAGTTACTCGATATCATTCCTTAATTGTTGATAAACATTCTTTACCTGATGTGCTAGAAATAACCGCTTGGGTAACTGAAAACAATCAACAAGAAATAATGGCTTTGCGACACAAAACATTAGCTATTGCGAGTGTGCAATTTCATCCAGAATCGGTGTTAACAGAGCAAGGTCATCAATTATTGCAAAATTTTATTGACCAATACGCGGATCAAATAGATGATAAAATTTCGCCTAATGATATACACCAATAG
- a CDS encoding HDOD domain-containing protein, giving the protein MQIFENNKLVLPIYSRVLSLAISKDFANQKNGKINMTKHQNSEQFNRRRELLAVEEETNKNKIIQAHGAEHFKAQVKNKFFKRVNTQVNKVFDNKENLYTNVLKIEDAAPSIMEILAVKAASINRITPLAKSLPWLCNDLINLVNKPQYRKRSDIQVTEPSLALSYVGLDNLKLVMPTFMLKHWLPTSTSPYPLMKRKLWNDSLSIALASQRLAKEEGLDEFTAFTAGMLSNLGLLAVTRGFLDTYSELYNKDLRASYENKDKKLHDILQTLDTAPDLLLEQLLERSSKVAADMVELMRFDRLQITEPLFDLAYATETKNMCPIAKLVTKAKAYVAFRSLAKEDLISAEEAKTLLMAGRLTKTDIALLKKSDIDHIKLIFN; this is encoded by the coding sequence ATGCAAATATTTGAAAATAACAAATTAGTTCTCCCTATCTACAGTCGCGTACTAAGCCTTGCGATAAGTAAAGATTTTGCCAATCAAAAAAACGGTAAAATTAATATGACTAAGCATCAAAACAGTGAGCAATTTAATCGCCGACGTGAGTTGCTAGCAGTAGAAGAAGAAACCAACAAAAACAAAATTATTCAAGCACACGGTGCAGAACACTTTAAAGCACAAGTTAAAAATAAATTTTTTAAGCGTGTTAATACTCAAGTCAACAAAGTGTTCGATAACAAAGAAAATCTCTACACGAACGTGCTAAAAATTGAAGATGCCGCCCCTTCAATCATGGAAATATTAGCGGTAAAAGCAGCCAGTATTAATCGCATCACGCCATTAGCTAAATCACTCCCTTGGCTTTGTAACGACTTAATTAATTTAGTCAACAAACCTCAATATCGAAAACGCTCAGACATACAGGTTACTGAGCCGAGCTTAGCCTTAAGCTATGTCGGGTTAGACAACCTAAAATTGGTTATGCCTACATTTATGCTAAAGCATTGGTTGCCAACAAGCACATCTCCTTACCCATTAATGAAACGCAAATTATGGAACGATAGCCTATCTATTGCGCTTGCTTCTCAGCGATTAGCGAAAGAAGAAGGCTTAGATGAATTCACCGCGTTTACCGCAGGCATGCTTAGCAATTTAGGTTTATTAGCCGTAACACGCGGATTTTTAGATACTTACAGCGAGCTTTACAATAAAGATTTACGTGCTTCATACGAGAATAAAGATAAAAAGCTACATGATATATTGCAAACACTTGATACCGCACCAGATTTATTGCTTGAACAATTACTCGAGCGCAGCAGTAAAGTAGCGGCTGATATGGTCGAGCTTATGCGCTTTGATCGCTTACAAATTACTGAGCCTTTATTTGATCTTGCTTACGCGACAGAAACTAAGAACATGTGTCCAATTGCAAAATTAGTTACCAAAGCCAAAGCCTATGTTGCGTTTAGAAGCTTGGCAAAAGAAGACCTTATTAGTGCTGAAGAAGCCAAAACTTTATTAATGGCTGGTCGACTGACAAAAACTGATATTGCCTTATTAAAGAAAAGTGATATCGATCACATCAAACTCATTTTTAATTAA
- the astD gene encoding succinylglutamate-semialdehyde dehydrogenase — MSHNIQLINGQWTAGLGHEIFSKNPAKNQVIWQGKTASPAQVGEAVMAARAAFETWSNTPIEDRIAIAVKFAELLTEHKEAFATTIALETGKPLWETRTEVGAMVGKIAISVRANEERTGTVENPMPGAKAFIRHKPHGVVAVYGPYNFPGHLPNGHIVPALIAGNTVVFKPSELTPMVAEETLKLWLKAGLPAGVINMVQGEVETGKALANHPQIDGLFFTGSSTTGHFLHEQFGGQPGKILALEMGGNNPLVIKDVSDIDAVVHDILQSAFITTGQRCTCARRLFIEVGPQGDAILAKLVASTQAIKIGYFDDEDQPFIGSMISEKAALGLVAAQQQLLDLGAESIVMMKHLEEGTGFISPGIIDVTNITEMPDDEHFGPLLKVYRYTDFDAAIDEANNTSFGLSAGLLSDSEDLYNHFFRRIRAGIVNWNKPITGASSAAPFGGIGASGNHRASAFYAADYCAYPVASVEAEKVSLPAALSPGLTIK, encoded by the coding sequence ATGTCACACAATATACAACTTATTAATGGTCAATGGACAGCAGGTTTAGGCCATGAAATTTTTTCAAAAAACCCAGCTAAAAATCAAGTAATTTGGCAAGGTAAAACAGCCTCTCCAGCACAAGTTGGCGAAGCAGTTATGGCAGCGCGCGCAGCCTTTGAAACATGGTCTAACACGCCGATTGAAGATCGTATTGCGATTGCGGTTAAATTTGCTGAGCTATTAACTGAACACAAAGAAGCATTTGCTACCACTATTGCACTTGAAACCGGCAAACCACTTTGGGAAACTCGTACAGAAGTGGGCGCTATGGTCGGTAAAATAGCAATATCTGTTCGCGCAAACGAAGAGCGTACTGGCACTGTTGAAAACCCGATGCCAGGTGCTAAAGCATTTATTCGTCATAAGCCTCATGGTGTTGTTGCCGTTTACGGCCCTTATAATTTCCCTGGTCATTTACCAAACGGTCATATTGTTCCTGCACTTATTGCTGGCAATACCGTGGTATTCAAGCCAAGCGAATTAACGCCTATGGTTGCTGAAGAAACCTTAAAACTCTGGTTAAAAGCTGGCTTACCTGCTGGCGTTATCAATATGGTTCAAGGTGAAGTTGAAACGGGTAAAGCATTGGCAAACCATCCACAAATTGACGGTTTGTTCTTTACGGGCAGCTCAACAACAGGTCACTTTTTACACGAACAATTTGGTGGTCAACCGGGTAAAATTTTAGCACTTGAAATGGGCGGTAATAACCCATTAGTGATCAAAGATGTCAGTGATATAGATGCCGTAGTACACGACATTTTACAATCGGCATTTATTACGACAGGTCAACGTTGTACTTGTGCTCGCCGCTTGTTCATTGAAGTAGGCCCACAAGGCGATGCTATATTAGCTAAACTTGTTGCTAGTACACAAGCCATCAAAATTGGCTACTTTGACGATGAAGACCAACCATTTATTGGTTCAATGATTTCTGAAAAAGCCGCATTAGGTTTAGTTGCAGCACAACAACAACTACTCGACCTTGGCGCTGAATCAATTGTTATGATGAAACACCTTGAAGAAGGTACAGGTTTTATCTCTCCGGGTATTATTGATGTAACAAATATTACTGAAATGCCTGATGATGAACACTTTGGTCCATTATTAAAAGTTTACCGTTATACTGATTTTGACGCGGCGATCGATGAAGCAAATAATACTTCATTCGGCTTATCGGCTGGCTTATTAAGTGATAGCGAAGACTTATACAATCACTTCTTCCGTCGTATTCGTGCTGGCATTGTAAACTGGAACAAGCCGATTACTGGCGCTAGTAGTGCTGCACCGTTTGGTGGTATTGGCGCGAGTGGTAACCACAGAGCAAGTGCATTTTATGCCGCTGATTACTGTGCTTACCCTGTAGCATCAGTTGAAGCGGAAAAAGTATCATTACCCGCTGCGTTAAGCCCTGGTTTAACCATTAAATAA